In the Advenella kashmirensis WT001 genome, one interval contains:
- a CDS encoding OmpA family protein produces the protein MPQILDLQATSSDLQDASSDLNAVTSDLSENARKLIEENGRISVRKADGGTILSVASDILFAFDSANLTPKAQATLKDISTIINDSQVKGVKVVGHTDARGTDAYNRKLSRARAQSVAAFLVREGVAQSRISALGRGEAEPVAENEINGKDNPSGRAKNRRVEFVLPK, from the coding sequence GTGCCTCAGATACTGGATCTGCAGGCCACTTCCTCTGACTTGCAGGATGCTTCGTCTGATTTGAATGCAGTAACCAGCGACTTGTCCGAAAACGCGAGAAAATTAATTGAAGAAAACGGCCGCATTTCCGTGCGCAAGGCCGATGGTGGCACTATTCTGTCTGTTGCCAGCGATATTCTGTTTGCGTTCGATAGCGCGAATTTGACCCCGAAGGCGCAGGCAACACTGAAGGATATCAGCACCATCATCAATGATAGTCAGGTAAAAGGAGTCAAAGTGGTCGGGCATACCGATGCCAGGGGAACTGATGCCTACAATCGAAAATTGTCCAGGGCGCGCGCTCAATCAGTGGCGGCGTTTCTTGTCCGGGAAGGGGTGGCGCAATCACGAATCAGCGCGCTGGGGCGCGGAGAAGCCGAGCCCGTCGCCGAAAACGAAATTAACGGCAAGGATAACCCATCAGGGCGTGCGAAAAACCGGCGGGTTGAATTCGTTCTTCCCAAGTAG
- the lolD gene encoding lipoprotein-releasing ABC transporter ATP-binding protein LolD, with protein MIKPENLPVRQGSYALESRDVVKYYEDANARLDILKGVSLQVSAGEMVAIIGASGSGKSTLLHMLGLLDKPTSGQILINGQQTHALPEKAISRIRNESLGFVYQFHHLLNEFNALDNVAMPLIVRRMDRKQARSQAEAVLERVGLKERIHHTPGQLSGGERQRVALARALVTRPVCVLADEPTGNLDRETAASMFALLKQMNTEFKTAFVIVTHDAKLASLADRQLLMERGVLQAA; from the coding sequence ATGATTAAGCCGGAAAATCTCCCAGTGCGGCAGGGTTCTTACGCCCTGGAATCGCGCGATGTGGTCAAATACTATGAAGATGCCAATGCGCGCCTGGATATTCTGAAGGGCGTATCGCTGCAGGTTTCTGCCGGCGAAATGGTTGCCATTATTGGCGCTTCGGGCTCGGGCAAAAGCACTTTGCTGCATATGCTGGGGTTGCTGGACAAGCCGACTTCGGGCCAGATTCTGATTAATGGGCAGCAGACCCATGCGCTGCCTGAAAAGGCCATCAGCCGTATCCGCAATGAGAGCCTGGGCTTTGTCTATCAGTTTCATCATTTGCTCAATGAATTTAACGCGCTGGATAATGTGGCCATGCCGTTAATTGTGCGACGGATGGATCGAAAGCAGGCACGTTCCCAGGCCGAGGCAGTACTTGAGCGTGTAGGCCTCAAAGAGCGGATCCATCATACGCCAGGACAATTGTCGGGCGGCGAGCGTCAGCGTGTGGCACTGGCGCGCGCCCTGGTAACTCGACCGGTGTGCGTGCTGGCTGACGAACCCACAGGTAACCTGGATCGGGAAACGGCTGCCAGCATGTTTGCCTTGCTCAAGCAGATGAACACGGAATTCAAAACGGCGTTTGTCATTGTGACTCACGATGCCAAACTGGCGTCGCTGGCAGACCGGCAACTATTGATGGAACGCGGCGTATTGCAGGCCGCATAA